The DNA region CGGTCCCGACCCCAAGGTTCAGGCTGAGGTTGACAAGCTGGTCAAAAAGTTGAGGACTGAATCTGCTGCGGACAAggctgatgaggagatggccgatggcgaggaggaggaggaagagaaggccaCCGACGCCATCGACAAGTTCGAGCCTGCTGCTCCCGGCGGTGACGTTCTGCCACAGCCAACATACAGTGGCAACGAtccctccaagctcttcgCCAACtgcaccctcttcctctcgcGTGAAACCCCCCGTCAGTCTCTCGAGTTCATCCTTCGCGCGTTCGGCTGCAAGAGGATAGGTTGGGATCCAATCCTTGGTGAGGGCTCCTTCACAACCGACGAGTCCGACCCTTCCATCACACACCAGATCGTCGACAGACCAATCGTCCAGGCCGCTACCACCGAgcagggagatggcgaggataACCAGACCGCACAGAAGCTCGGACCCAACCAAAGATATCCCGGAAGAATTTACGTGCAACCGCAGTGGGTGTGGGACTGCATCAACGACGAAGAACTCAAGAGCCCAGAGCTTTATGCCCCTGGTGCCAGCCTGCCACCACATCTCAGCCCCTTCGTTAAGCCTACGCAAGGTCAGTATGACCCTACCGTTCCTctcgaggagcaggagaccGAGGGCGAGGCTCTCGACGCTGCGATCGAGGATGCcaaggatgaggttgagagtgatgaggagaacTCCGAGATTGATAACGACATGGACGTcgccgacgacaacgacaatgatgaagaggaggactcTGATgccgaagaggacgaggaggtggaagacgaggaagatgaagaggaggacgaggaggaggttctgCAGAGACAACGTGAGCTCGAGGCTGAAATCTCAGGCAAGGCTGTCAAGAGCAAGCAAGTAGACCCTaagctcaaggccaagctggagaagaagaaggcactcgaaaggaaaaagaaggaggaggctgaggatcTGGAGCGCGCCAAGGGTATGctgagcaagaagaagcgcaagctgTTCGAGCAGATGCAGtacaccaacaagaagaagagcacaGAGGACATGAAGCTGCGCTCCAAAAGGAGAAagctggaaaaagaaaaggctgCTGGCAAGGCGTAATCATTTTGTTTGTTAGGCGCTTCTTGGTTTTTAATCAGATACCACTGTTCTCTCAATGCGGTTTTGATCACTTGAGATGATGGGATATGTTGTTAAATGACTTTGTGCTTTAATAAGACTCTTCCACCTGCACTCAGGCAATGTTAGTCTACCTTTGGTGGACACTTGGCCGTTCTCTTGCACCTGGAACTCGAAAAAAACCTTAGTAGTTTGAAGCGAAATGTAACTTATGACAGATTTGAGTACAGTGAGTGTTGGTATTTAGATGACACTCATATCAGATGTCTTGTCATCTACCTTACTTCATTGACCTGCAAACATCTTCAAGTCTCCGGAGACCCTAAGGACATCCAAAATGTTTAGCCTTAAACGGCGTAACAAGACACTCAACGCTCTAATATATTCCTCCATgtaacccccttcccaatcaTTTTCTGGAACGATCCCAAGTTCTTCGTCCGTTAAGCCAGCTCTCCAACACTTTCATGACTGACTGAGCAAAAAGACGCAACTACCTATCAGGCTTATGTACATATAGACCCACCTGTCACCAAAAATAGAGTCAAAATGGAgacaaaaacatacaacaccagggattccccagtggtcacccacctgagtactgatCTGGCGATTAGCTGTTtatctaggggagagcggacgggatcccgagctTTCAGCTAtctatggtcgtatgtgctTTGCTGCCGCGAAAACAGCACTCATAATGAGGGCATCATGAGGTTTGATAAGAAAGGTGGCTTtgcagggttagggttggacGGCGTAAGTGCTAGGGCGACTTCTTTCAAACTGCAAATTCAAGTCAAACTGAACCACAAACATTCGATTTTCATTAACGCTCTGGGCAACCTTGAAGAAGTTGCACCGAATATGCTAATATTGAGCTTCTTTTTCATATGAACTGAGATTTGGCTTTCGGTTTTCTTCAGCCTGGAGTTTACGTCTTTTTTTGCATGAGTGGCGCTCACTCACCAACCAGCCATCTCACCTCTCattcactcactcacaccCGCACCACTCACATCAAAATGGacttttcctcctcccaaatcccacccTCCTACCAACCTACTCTCAGAAGACCCGCCTCACAAATCTCATCCTACGACCACGACCTCCCAGAAACCCTACCCGCCACCCACAACACCCTCACACCAGCTGAACCCCCccaagaggaggaatggcgcgacctctccacctcctccatcgcctccctctcctcggaCGAGCTTAACGAGCGCAGACCAAACAGGTGGAAGGGCAACCCATCCACCTGGCGCACCTGGACCAACAACGAGAGAAAGACCTGGGAGTCAATTGAGAatgtgaggaagggggatcTAAGCGCGCATTTGTATAACGCTTTTGCTTTGAAGAAGGGTGTGAGGAAAGGGCCCGAGGAAACTTTCTCctgtgttggagaggggaaaGATAACCGGGGGTGGAATgtagggagggggtggactGCTTGGCctttgggggtggaagaggttcCTGGGGATGGGTTGTTGGATTTGGAAGCTGAGGATGGGAATCAAGAGTTTACTTtcaggaggaaggaggaggagggggataggTGGCCGGGGAGGAAtttggaagaggtggttTCGGCTACtgtgttgaggttggcgaaggagaggttttataggagggtgaaggagtgGGAaggcaaggggaaggggaatggggaagatgaggaggagggccgggagaagggggatgtgaTGCAGTCGATCGAAcagggtgatgatgatgagggtggggtaggggatgaggaagatgaagtgTCGGGCATGGAAACAGGCTACGATACTGCTGCCGGGGAGACAGATGCAACCGGGGCGGGTTCTACAAAAGGAGGAAGGAAACGAAGGATGTCATCAATAGCAAAAGCCGAGCAGACATTCACGCCAGTCATGTCGGCGGATGATGAGCGAAACTATGCTTTAGTGCGGCCTGCAGCCAGGAGGATCATGGAGCAGTTGGATAAGACGCTTACGGTAATGCACTATGCaagagctgctgctgtaAGTGGTATGTATGGAGGTGATAgtgatgaggacgaagactccgaggaagacgaagacggaGAGTCTCGCAAGAATATGATGGACGTTGATGGGAAGCCAGTACTGAGCAAGCCACGAGGTCgatcaagaggaagaagtcgCTCCAGAGCAGGCAGTTCGCCGAGGAAATTGAGGTTCAGGTCAAGTTCAAGATCAAGTTCGAGCGATTCTTCCGGCAGCAACGTGTCGACCAAGATCTCACGAATCGGGTTGCTAAACTGGCGGGATGTTCTTGGTGCAGCTGCTCTCGCTGGCTTCTCACCAGAGGTTATTGCCAGGGCAACACAGCGCTGCTCTAATATTTTCAATGAAGAGATGGTGATGCATACCCTTCCTGAGCAAGCCGTTACCTCGGGCAAACCGGCCATTCAGACCGTACGATACCGACCAAATCTCACTGAACCTCAGAGTGCTCTATTGGAGGACAACGACTCCGAAGACAATAAGCAACTCCTCGCTCACCACCTGATGATTAACCGCCAGTCTACTGTTGCTCTCACTGCAGAGCCTGCCGATACTCCAGCACCAACGAAAAGAGCAAGCACACCGGCTGCCCGATCCCGAACAAGCAAGTCAGCTACacctggcggtggtgctggaggggctcATCTTTGTCCATTCAACGATTGCCCTCGCGCTGTGGAAGGCTTTAACAGAAATACGAATCTCCAGAGGCACATCAAGCTTGTACACAAAGTCGAAGCCTCGGCAGTAATGCGCACtacagaggaggaggaggatagcgAAGACCAGTTGGTAGGAGGTGTTCATATTGACGGGTTTTTGCAGCCTATTAAGATGAGGAAGGGTTGGagaggtgatgatgctggcaaACGCCAAAAGCGTGGAGCGAAACCTCGTTCAGGCGGTCGGGATGCTGGagatgaaggtgaagatgatCGGGTTTCTCGGTAGTGATCTGCATAATTTACGGATAGGGCGGTATGTGCATGTACGGCACTTCGGTTTCGGTTTTGCTCCCACGCTCCTCCTACCGTTTGACTGGGGATAAAGCTGAGCTGTCCAGTGTCAGCTTGGAATCGATAGCAAGAATCGGGTGATGCCATTGCAGAGCTGAACCAATCAGTTGGAATCCCAATTGACATTGACGTGGGTCTAGATCCGGCGCTATCAGAATTCGTTGTCTTCAGACTAAGACAGCGGCCCCCTGCTGTGATACCTATTCGGGAACAGGCCATTGGCTGTGGAAGTTGCGATATGGGATGCGGCTGGCTGAGAGATGCAAACCCCATGGAAGTCCGTTGGGAGTAATAAAAGTCTAGAACTTGAGATCTAAAATGACCCTTTTCCTTCGTCTTTATGTGCTTTGGACAGCCGCGTCATCAGGCCAGCACGGAAGTGACCatgctggttgttggtttgcCCATCCGAACTTCTGTCGGCAAGAGCACTCGATTGAGTGGCTTCTGAACTTTGACTAAAATTTGCCTTTGGCTTCCTGTCACTCTTTTATCTGCATTGTGTTTTTCACCATGGCGTCGTTATTATCCAGGCCGGGCGGTAGCCCAAGAGCGGAGCTGATGCTCCTCGTGATGGTGGCCTGTATGCTTCTGGTGACCTATTCGTCCTTGCAATCAGCACGATCAGAGGTTTGTTCATTGGCGATTTCCTTAAGCGTCGTTCTTTTCTTTAACTCCCGTGCCAGGTCACTGACAGGATCCCACTGAAGGAGGAATCGGTTCTCGAATCATTGACGAAAGTCGACGTGCAACAACATGTGGCTGTAACGACAAGCTCTAGCAGTATTGTTAGCACCACAACCACTGTCGCTACGACATCCAACACTCCTTTACCAAACACCCCTTTACCAGAAGCGACACCAATTCAACTTGACCAAGAACCCCCGCTTGACTTCGACTCAAGTCTGGATGTCGCGCCCGAGAGTGCTCTGGATAAGACCGACAGTCCACCAACAGACTTTGATGGCCTAGAGGAAGACTTTTCCATCCCACCAGCCGATCCAGCAACCCCAAACAAAGTTTTCAAAGCAGTCCTCATCGAATCTTCACTCACCTCACCCGCTCTGGTTCCCGTCCTCATGCACTTCTCCTCCGTCCTTCCCACCCACTGGTCCTTGGTgatcttcacctccccaaacaactTTACCGTTCCCCAATCGCCAGCCTTCCGCAACCTCTTGTCCTCCAAACGACTAGACATTCGCTTCCTGCCCAAGAATGTCATCTTTATCAATAGCGCCTCGGTCTCCAGGTTTCTCGCGTCTTCCAACGGCTGGTTGTGGAACGAGCTGGCTGATGCCGAGCGAGTCTTGTTCTTCCAGCTCGACAGCATCATCTGCGCCAACTCCATCGCCACCATTGACGACTTTGTGAAGTGGGATTATGTAGGGGCGCCGATTAATAGCACGTATGGTGAAGGGTACAATGGGGGGTTGTCAATCAGAAACCCGAggttgtttttggaggtggtgagggaagGGAATTACACcagggggtttgaggatCAGTGGTTTTATaagaagttgaaggagaggagggcacAGGGGGATTATAGGGTTAGGTTGcccggggtggaggaggcgaagaggtTTGCGGTTGAGACGCTTTGGGGGGATAGGCCGCTGGGGTATCACCAGCcgcagaggtggtggaaggggaaggctggcgagaggatgggggagattgaggagtgGTGTCCTGAGGTTGGGATGCTgattgggaggagggcgaagTAAAGTACTTGAGAAGGGATTTTCTTTGGTGCAGATAGATAAAAGCATGGAGGGATACGCAAGACAGCTTCTGGGGGGGAGAGCATATCATTCATTTTGTTTTGaggctgatgctgatggttGGCACACAGCGCATAGGTggcttggtggttggggatgacggTTAGGCACTTGCCTTGTAATAAAGATAATGGAATAGAGAACAAGTTGGTCAAAAACCCAACCACAAAAATTGACCCTCAATCTGTCGTTGTGATGGTGTGCTCACGTTGCATTTGAGCCGCAATTCTCTATCATATGTAAGGGAGCCAAGCTGACAGTTAGGAAGGTTTCGGCCGATTTATACCGACATCGCCGACCCGCTCTCGAAAAATCTCCAAACCACCACTTTTTCCCCGACCAGGCCGCCATGACGTGACATTGCGACGGAGGGGAACAATGTCCAAATCCTGGCAGCCCACGCTACGGCTGCCCAAGTCAAGTTTCCCGTAAGGATCTTCTGTTTGCCCACCgtttcccccccaaaatcaatTTGCTCAGTTTTTCGTCTTGCCATTCAGAAACCGGCCGCGACTCCACGAACGGAAGCAGTACATCCTGCGATGCACCGATGATTTTTACGAGTGGCAGGCGGCCAATCGCCCTGCCGACAACGAGTTCCTCCTTCACGACGGGCCCCCCTACGCCAATGGCGAGCTTCACGCTGGCCACGCGCTGAACAAGATCCTCAAGGACATGATTAACCGGGTCAAGGTCCAGCAAGGTGCGCTTGACGCTGCTTGGGAATACCCCGCCATGCGACACGTTACTGACCGGTTGTGGGTGGGGTGTAAACTACAGGTCGCCGCGTCAAGTACGTACCAGGATGGGACTGCCATGGTCTCCCGATCGAGATGAAGGTTGtcgaggctgccgagggCGGTAAGAAGATGTCGCCGGGGGGTATCCGAAAAGCTGCCCGCAAGCTCGCCTCCTCGACGGTCAAGGCCCAGATGAACAGCTTCAAGTCGTATGCCGTTATGGCCGACTGGGAAAATAGGTGGACGACGATGGACACTGAGTTTGAGATCAGGCAGCTGCGGCTGTTTCAGAAGATGGCTCGGAGGGGGCTCATCTACCGGAAACATAAACCTGTGTATTGGTCGCCGTCGTCAGCTACTGCGCTGGCTGAGGCTGAGCTGGAGTACAATGAGGCCCATGTGTCAAAGTCGGCGTGGGTTAGATTACCCATTGTCAGTGGGTGGCAGGAGGTGATTTctgggctggagggggtggataaGGATGCAAAGCTCTATGCGGTGATCTGGACGACGACACCCTGGACGCTTCCTGCAAATCAGGCGATCGCGGTGCGCGATGATATGACTTACTCTATCGTCAGGTTTGCCGATTACGAGGGGCTTCACCTTGTGAGCATACCAGAGGGAAGCGCAGGTGGAGATCTCCCCGAGATATCCGAAGTGCTGGGCAAGGTCCAGGGCTCTGAGCTGACGAGGCTGAGGTATCTCAACCCTCTTCTGGATGATTTGACTGCTCTGGAAGGCCGTCCCATTATCCATGCCCCCTTCGTGAGAGGCGATTCAGGAACGGGTATGGTGCACTGTGCCCCAGGTCATGGTTTTGACGATTACCTGGCCTGCGAAGCTCTGGGAATCCCAGCAGTTTCACACGTGGACAATGAAGGTCGCTTCACCGATAAGGCTTACCCCAGGAACCCTGATTTACTCGGGGGAATTCCCGTCCTGGAAGGCGGTAGTGACGCCGTGTTGGACTTGCTTGGCAACGAAAATGGGTACATTCTCAAGGTCAGATATTACAAGCACAAGTACCCATATGACTGGCGGACgaagaagcccatcatcatccgcgCCACAGCTCAGTGGTTTGCCGATGTGGGGAGCATCAAGGAGCAAGCCCTGGCTGCGCTTGAGGAGGTGCGTTTTGTGCCCGAGACTGGAAAGAACAGACTCGAGGCTTTTGTCAAGGGCCGGAGCGAATGGTGCATTTCGCGTCAACGATCCTGGGGTGTGCCCATCCCGGCTCTGTATGATGCGAATGGCAATGCGGTCGTGACTGATGAGAGCATTGACCACATCATCTCTGTGATCAGGGAAAGGAAGATTGATGCCTGGTGGTTTGATGATGCCCATGACCCTGCGTGGTTACCGGAGTCACTGCGCGATCGGGCGGCTGAGTTCCGCCGTGGTCAAGACACCATGGACGTCTGGTTTGACAGTGGTAGCAGCTGGACCCAGACGGACAAGCAAGCTGATGTGTACCTCGAGGGTAGTGATCAACATCGCGGGTGGTTCCAGTCGTCTCTTCTGACCCGGGTTGCTGCCATGGTTGCTCAGGACGCTCCAGGAGGGTCATCAACTACCAATACTCTTGGTCTTTCACCTTTCAAAACACTCATCACTCACGGATTTACACTGGATaaggacggcaagaagaTGTCCAAGTCTCTCGGGAACATCATCTCTGCCAATGAGGTTATGGACGGCTCGCTTCTTTTTGAGCCAACCCAGCCTGGTCAACCACAAGGCAGAAAGAACCGCGAACCAGAAGCGCTGGGCCCGGATGCTCTGCGCCTTTGGATTGCAACCAGTGACTACACAGGCGATATCATTCTAGGCAAGCCAGTTCTCCGGACTGTCCATCAAGTCCTGCTCAAGTACcgcaccatcatcaagatgTTCACCGGAAGCATGCAGCCTGATGCCCGCACAGCCCCCTTAACAGTGGCCGATCACATTGCGTTGATCCAGCTCAAGGACGTCATGCAAGAAGTCGGCAAGTACTACGACAACTACGAGTTCAACAAGGCGCAAGCGGCCCTCAGCCGCTGGGTTGTCAATGACGTGTCGGCTTTCTACCTGGAGACACTCAAGGACAGACTATACTGCGGTGACTCTGGCGGCGTTTTGGAGCCCATCTTCAACGGCCTGTTGAGAATGCTGGCGCCCGTCACGCCCGTGCTTGTCGAAGAGGCATGGGAGTACCGCCCTCAGTGGATGAAGGATGATGCTTCTCTTGTTCACCCTCTCAAGCAGCTTTATGACGCCCCGCTTATTGAACCTGTTAGACTTAGTTACGATGAGAAGACCATCCGGGAGAGCATCCCTGCTATTATGGCTGCGCATGGCGCCATCAAGGCTGCTTCGGAGCGGGCGAGATTGGACAAGGTGCTCGGCTCGTCGCTGGGGTGCTCGGTTGTGTTGGTGTCTCATGCTGAGGGTGGGTTGGCTGTTTTGGAACGGTTCAAGGATGAGCTGGATGCCATGTTTGTGGTTTCGGCGGTGGATATTGTTCAGTCTAACGGAGGTGAGACGCtcaaggaggttgagggggcggAGTGGAAGTATAGTGAGGTGTTTGACGTCGGTGGGAAGGCTCATACGGCGTATGTTCTGCCTCCGAAGCAGCATAAATGTCCCCGGTGCTGGAGGTATGTTGCgccggtggaggatgcgCTTTGCGGGAGgtgtggggaggttgttgaggcgCGGGCTGGTGAGGCTGCCAAAGAGGTGTAAATAGATGAGATACTCATTCTCTTGAAGAGCCACAGGAATTGTAAGATATGTACAATACATCACTTGACCGCACAACCCTGACTTTGTGAACGGGGAGCTCGAGCTTAGACCCTAGACTCGAGCTGCCGCCGGCAAATCGTCCCCATCGATAAGACCCTTGGCAGCCAATTGTGGGGCACAACTTTTTCTTATCGAACCTTTCTTCGATGCAGTTTCTCGAAAATTGTTTGCAGGCATTCACTTTCCAACAGCTTCGCGCGCGCAGACATTCCCAAGTGTTGCGGCAGTACCACATCGCCAATTGATTTAATTTACAGACAGTCATGGATATCCTCAAAATCCTCTCCCGAGGCACAAAGCCAAACCCGAAAAACCAAACCGCAAAGGGTTCAGCCGCCGCAGTCGCAGCCACAGCAAAGCTCCCCTCCGCCGGCGCGGTCCCCCACCCGCAGCTCTTCAACGACCCGGtgtcttcctcctcgagggggaagaagaggaagaggaagaataAGAGTGGTGATAGAGATGCTGAAGATGACGGGCCGGGaaacgacgacgaggacgacgtcGACTTTTTCGCGCCGCCCAAGCCCAGGACTGAGGCTGTTCAGCAACACaatgaagaggatggagaagaccaaaagaaaaagaagaacaaaaagcgCAAGGTCAAGACgctggacgaggacgaaTGCAAGCAGATTTTGAGGTCACACAGGTTAAAATTTACGTTGCTGTCCGAGtcggttggtggtgttgctgagtTGGAGGCGCGGGCGGtagaggggaagaaggagaagaaaaagtcgaaggagggaggggaggaagcgGGCAAGGAAAAGGGGCCCAAAAAGGGAAAACTTGCGCAACTCTGGCCCCAGCCTTTGACTGCGTTTGGGCAGCTGAAGTATGATTATGGGATCAATCAGACTTTGGCAGATAATATTACACGACAGGGTTTTAAAGTCCCCACGGAAGTACAGATGGGCGCGCTGCCGCTTTTGTTGCAGCCGGGGACGGCGCTGGGGGATAacgagatggagaagggggtggacTTTTTGGCTGTTGCGCCGACGGGGAGCGGGAAGACGATTACGTTTTTGATTCCGGCTATTGAGGGGGTTTTGAAGGCTAGGGGGAGGTGaatgagggggaagaggtcaAGAATGAGCTGAGGGCGATTGTGGTTGCGCCTACGAGGGAGTTGGCGAGTCAGATTGTGAATgaggggaggaagttggctattgggacgggggtgagggttgtgttgatgaagagggggttgagatTGCAGGCAGAGGGTGGAGCggagaaggctgaggaggatagtGACTctgaggatgaagaggagaagccagAGGAGGCAGAGCACGaccaggacgaggatgaggaagacaAGGAAGacaatgacgaggaggatggcgacgacaagaaaaaagatcAGAAAGAAAAACCTCTGGCGAGAGTCGATATCCTCGTTACCACCCCGAaaatcctcctcaactttcTGTCTGACGACGGCAAGCTCACCAACTCCAAGAGAACCCTCCCCACAGTCCGaagcctcatcctcgacgaaGCCGAcgtcctcctcgaccccATCTTCCGCAAGCAAACCATGGCCATCTGGAAGTCTTGCGTTCACCCCGACGTAGCCCTGACCTGCTGGTCAGCAACAATGGCCTCTAACATCGAAGCCCTGGTGACAAAACACCTCTCCAAACGCGCCAAACACTTCAACATCTCCCGCCCTCTCATTCGTCTGGTAGTCGGCCTCAAAGACACCGCCGTTCCCAACGTAACCCACAAGCTGATTTACACCGCCACCGAGCAAGGCAAGCTCCTGGCACTCcgacaactcctccacccagcctcctcatccgactCCGGCCCCCCATTGCGCCCCCCATTTATAGTGTTTACCCAAACCATTGACCGCGCCAAGGCCCTGCATAAAGAACTGCAATTCGACATCCCCCTCGAAGCGGGCGGGCAGGCCCGAATCGCAGTTCTTCACTCCTCGCTGAGTGACCAGATCCGCTCCAAAATCATGACAAAGTTCCGGATGGGTGAAGTCTGGGTTTTGATCACAACCGACGTCCTCGCCCGGGGTGTGGATTTTGCAGGTGTGAACGGTGTAGTCAACTATGACGTCCCTACTTCAGCGGCGGGGTATGTTCACCGTGCCGGGCGGACTGGTCGtgctgggagggagggtggtgtagcTGTTACTTTTTACACAAAGGAGGATATCCCGTTTGTGAAGTCGGTGGCGAACGTCATTGCTGCGAGTGAAAAGCAGGCTGGTAAGGCGGGCAGTGGGGAGGAGTCGGTCAAGAAGTGGCTTTTGGATGCGCTGCCCAAGGTTGCGAAGGAGGATAAGAGGAagttgaaggtgaggggtgt from Podospora pseudoanserina strain CBS 124.78 chromosome 1, whole genome shotgun sequence includes:
- the NOP7 gene encoding mRNA-binding ribosome synthesis protein nop7 (BUSCO:EOG09261L4M; EggNog:ENOG503NUXX; COG:A), which encodes MAKIKKKGQSGQAKNYITRTQAVKKLQISLPDFRKLCIWKGIYPREPRSRKKVSKSATASTTFYYTKDIQYLQHEPLLQKFREQKVLEKKISRALGRGDVSDAARLERNAGRPDQTGKPRYTLHHVIRERYPTFIDAIRDLDDCLSMLFLFANLPSTTSVPAKMIARCERLCHEFQHYLITSHSLRKSFLSIKGIYYQANIQGEDVLWLVPYKFNQRVVGDIDFRIMGTFVEFYMTLLGFVNYRLYSSIGLKYPPKFDQTKDDKGAELAALTLEGVNLATNEETTKAITNGEGHGPDPKVQAEVDKLVKKLRTESAADKADEEMADGEEEEEEKATDAIDKFEPAAPGGDVLPQPTYSGNDPSKLFANCTLFLSRETPRQSLEFILRAFGCKRIGWDPILGEGSFTTDESDPSITHQIVDRPIVQAATTEQGDGEDNQTAQKLGPNQRYPGRIYVQPQWVWDCINDEELKSPELYAPGASLPPHLSPFVKPTQGQYDPTVPLEEQETEGEALDAAIEDAKDEVESDEENSEIDNDMDVADDNDNDEEEDSDAEEDEEVEDEEDEEEDEEEVLQRQRELEAEISGKAVKSKQVDPKLKAKLEKKKALERKKKEEAEDLERAKGMLSKKKRKLFEQMQYTNKKKSTEDMKLRSKRRKLEKEKAAGKA
- a CDS encoding hypothetical protein (EggNog:ENOG503P2WY; COG:S) → MASLLSRPGGSPRAELMLLVMVACMLLVTYSSLQSARSEVTDRIPLKEESVLESLTKVDVQQHVAVTTSSSSIVSTTTTVATTSNTPLPNTPLPEATPIQLDQEPPLDFDSSLDVAPESALDKTDSPPTDFDGLEEDFSIPPADPATPNKVFKAVLIESSLTSPALVPVLMHFSSVLPTHWSLVIFTSPNNFTVPQSPAFRNLLSSKRLDIRFLPKNVIFINSASVSRFLASSNGWLWNELADAERVLFFQLDSIICANSIATIDDFVKWDYVGAPINSTYGEGYNGGLSIRNPRLFLEVVREGNYTRGFEDQWFYKKLKERRAQGDYRVRLPGVEEAKRFAVETLWGDRPLGYHQPQRWWKGKAGERMGEIEEWCPEVGMLIGRRAK
- the ISM1 gene encoding isoleucine-tRNA ligase (EggNog:ENOG503NWDK; BUSCO:EOG092609JB; COG:J) translates to MSKSWQPTLRLPKSSFPNRPRLHERKQYILRCTDDFYEWQAANRPADNEFLLHDGPPYANGELHAGHALNKILKDMINRVKVQQGRRVKYVPGWDCHGLPIEMKVVEAAEGGKKMSPGGIRKAARKLASSTVKAQMNSFKSYAVMADWENRWTTMDTEFEIRQLRLFQKMARRGLIYRKHKPVYWSPSSATALAEAELEYNEAHVSKSAWVRLPIVSGWQEVISGLEGVDKDAKLYAVIWTTTPWTLPANQAIAVRDDMTYSIVRFADYEGLHLVSIPEGSAGGDLPEISEVLGKVQGSELTRLRYLNPLLDDLTALEGRPIIHAPFVRGDSGTGMVHCAPGHGFDDYLACEALGIPAVSHVDNEGRFTDKAYPRNPDLLGGIPVLEGGSDAVLDLLGNENGYILKVRYYKHKYPYDWRTKKPIIIRATAQWFADVGSIKEQALAALEEVRFVPETGKNRLEAFVKGRSEWCISRQRSWGVPIPALYDANGNAVVTDESIDHIISVIRERKIDAWWFDDAHDPAWLPESLRDRAAEFRRGQDTMDVWFDSGSSWTQTDKQADVYLEGSDQHRGWFQSSLLTRVAAMVAQDAPGGSSTTNTLGLSPFKTLITHGFTLDKDGKKMSKSLGNIISANEVMDGSLLFEPTQPGQPQGRKNREPEALGPDALRLWIATSDYTGDIILGKPVLRTVHQVLLKYRTIIKMFTGSMQPDARTAPLTVADHIALIQLKDVMQEVGKYYDNYEFNKAQAALSRWVVNDVSAFYLETLKDRLYCGDSGGVLEPIFNGLLRMLAPVTPVLVEEAWEYRPQWMKDDASLVHPLKQLYDAPLIEPVRLSYDEKTIRESIPAIMAAHGAIKAASERARLDKVLGSSLGCSVVLVSHAEGGLAVLERFKDELDAMFVVSAVDIVQSNGGETLKEVEGAEWKYSEVFDVGGKAHTAYVLPPKQHKCPRCWRYVAPVEDALCGRCGEVVEARAGEAAKEV
- a CDS encoding hypothetical protein (COG:S; EggNog:ENOG503NYAJ), with protein sequence MSGAHSPTSHLTSHSLTHTRTTHIKMDFSSSQIPPSYQPTLRRPASQISSYDHDLPETLPATHNTLTPAEPPQEEEWRDLSTSSIASLSSDELNERRPNRWKGNPSTWRTWTNNERKTWESIENVRKGDLSAHLYNAFALKKGVRKGPEETFSCVGEGKDNRGWNVGRGWTAWPLGVEEVPGDGLLDLEAEDGNQEFTFRRKEEEGDRWPGRNLEEVVSATVLRLAKERFYRRVKEWEGKGKGNGEDEEEGREKGDVMQSIEQGDDDEGGVGDEEDEVSGMETGYDTAAGETDATGAGSTKGGRKRRMSSIAKAEQTFTPVMSADDERNYALVRPAARRIMEQLDKTLTVMHYARAAAVSGMYGGDSDEDEDSEEDEDGESRKNMMDVDGKPVLSKPRGRSRGRSRSRAGSSPRKLRFRSSSRSSSSDSSGSNVSTKISRIGLLNWRDVLGAAALAGFSPEVIARATQRCSNIFNEEMVMHTLPEQAVTSGKPAIQTVRYRPNLTEPQSALLEDNDSEDNKQLLAHHLMINRQSTVALTAEPADTPAPTKRASTPAARSRTSKSATPGGGAGGAHLCPFNDCPRAVEGFNRNTNLQRHIKLVHKVEASAVMRTTEEEEDSEDQLVGGVHIDGFLQPIKMRKGWRGDDAGKRQKRGAKPRSGGRDAGDEGEDDRVSR